The following is a genomic window from Patescibacteria group bacterium.
AGAGCATGGAGAACTATAAAAATTTATGTGGCAGGTATTAGATGGTATTATGCTGAAATTGACGAAAATCAAAAGTTCGCTTTTCAGATACCATATCCTAAAGAAGAAAAAGATTTACCTGTTATTATTAGCAGGAACGAACTTTTCAAATTATTCTCTAACTGCGAAAATTTGAAACATAAGATGATGCTACTATTGCTTTATTCATCTGGTCTTAGAAGAAATGAACTTCTTAATTTAAAAATTACAGATATTGAAACTAATGATGGAAAATACAGAATAAGAATAAATAGAGCCAAAGGAAATAAGGATAGGTATACTGTACTGTCTGAAAAAATACTTCCTGATTTAAGAAAATATTTTTTACAATATAAACCATTAGAATACCTATTTAATGGTAGAATAAAGGGAGAGCCAATGAGTGCAGGAGGTATTAGACATGCTCTTAAAATGGCAATTAAAAAGTCGAAAATCAAAAAAATAAATCTTCATATTTTAAGGCATTGTTTTGCTTCACATTCGTTAGAAGATGGTATGAACATTAAAACCCTGCAAGAAATATTGGGGCACTCATCAATGAAAACTACAATGATTTATCTTCACGTAAGTGAAATTCCATTATTTAAAGGCTTTAGCCCTTTGGATAAATGGGAGGAAATGCCATGAAAAAATCAAAAATAACTCAGGCATTCGAAAATTTTAGTGATAAATATTTAGAATTAAATTCTGCTACAATTGAGCAACATAAAGTTATTGATTGTATTAAAGTGTGTAAAACAGAAAAACTTGGCTTCAATATACAGGCATGTGAGGATTGCGGAACAGTACATTCACATTACAATTCTTGTGGAAATAGACATTGTCCAAACTGTCAGGCAATAAACAAAGACCGTTGGATTTTACTAAAGAAAAATGATGTACTTCCTGTAAAGTATCACCATACAGTGTTCACAATTCCTGCTGAACTTAGAACATTGTTTAAATATAATAAAAAACTGTTGTACAATTTACTGTTTAAATGTGCTTGGGAAACAATAGAAAGTTTCTCGAAAGACAAAAGAAACAGGATTGAAGCAAAAATGGGAATGATAACAATACTACACACTTGGAAACAAAATTTAGATTATCATCCACATTTACACTGTATAATACCTGCTGGCGGAATTACAGAAAATAACAAATGGAAATCGGCACC
Proteins encoded in this region:
- a CDS encoding tyrosine-type recombinase/integrase, which gives rise to MENENGISVKELSLLLTKMEKRLAIRNHSEQTIRNYLRGIEYLCKYTGKHPANTDIDEVTDFLYQMQYHKFRAWRTIKIYVAGIRWYYAEIDENQKFAFQIPYPKEEKDLPVIISRNELFKLFSNCENLKHKMMLLLLYSSGLRRNELLNLKITDIETNDGKYRIRINRAKGNKDRYTVLSEKILPDLRKYFLQYKPLEYLFNGRIKGEPMSAGGIRHALKMAIKKSKIKKINLHILRHCFASHSLEDGMNIKTLQEILGHSSMKTTMIYLHVSEIPLFKGFSPLDKWEEMP